The Catellatospora citrea DNA segment CCTCGTCCGTCCAGGCACCGTCCCCGACGCCGAGGACGCTGTCGCGCGGCCCGAAGCCGCCGTTGGCGGCCTCCAGGTAGATCCGGCGGAGCAGCGGGGGCATGGCGAAGCCGATGAGCTGTTCGGACTCGGCGATCGCCGCGGGCGTGGCGAGCCGGGCCAGGCCCGCCCAGGACCGGGACTCCGGCAGGCGGGCGCGGATGCGGTCGAGCAGCTCGTCCTCGGTCATGCCCGCACGGCGGGGGTGGGCGTCGGCTTCGGACACGCCCTGGAGGCTAACCCGATCCTCCGACACCGGTGGAACCCTGCGGTGCTCGCGACGGCTCGCGCTGCGGCATCATTTCCGGCGTGACCGAGTTGACTGCACGACCTGAGACCAGAGTGGGCGCGGTGTTCGTGCCGCAGTTGCCGCCGGAGCGGCTGCGGTCGGTGGCACAGGCCGCCGACCAGGCCGGGCTGGACGAGCTGTGGCTGTGGGAGGACTGCTTCCTGGAGAGCGGCATCACCGCGGCCGTCGCGGCGCTGGCCTGGACCGAGCGCCTCACCGTCGGCGTCGGGCTGCTGCCCGTGCCGCTGCGCAACGTCGCGATCACCGCGATGGAGCTGGCGACCCTGCACCGGCTGTTCCCCGGCCGGGCCAGGGTCGGTGTCGGGCACGGCGTGCAGGACTGGATGGGCCAGGTCGGCGCGCGGGTCGAGTCGCCGATGGCGCTGCTGCGCGAGCACCTGACGGCACTGCGGGCGCTGTTGTCCGGCGAGCGGGTCACCACCCAGGGCCGCTATGTCCGCCTGGACGGGGTGGCCCTGGACTGGCCGCCGGCGCACCGTCCCGAGCTGCTGGCCGGGGCGACCGGCGACCGGACGCTGCGGCTGACCGGCGAGGTCGCCGACGGCACCATCCTCACCGGCGGCACCACCGTCGAGCAGGTGCGCCGGGCCCGGGGACTGATCGACGAGGGCCGGGCGAAGGCCGGGCGGACCGAGTATCACCAGGTCGTGGTCTACCTGCACGCGGCGACGGGGCCGGACGCGGCGGCGCGGCTGGAGGCCGAGCGGGTGCGCTGGGGCTACGACACCATGGCCGGGCACGGCGTGGCCGGGGGCGCGGAGGCGGTGGCCGAGGCGGTGCGCACCTGGGCGGAAGCGGGCGTCGACACGGTCGTGCTGCAGCCCACGCCCGACGACCCGGACCCCGAGGGCTTCGTGGCCTTCGTCGCGCAGGAGGTCACCCCGCTCGTGCGGAACTGACCGCGCCACCGCCCGATCCGGGAGACGCTGAGGGGGTGAACCGGTGGCGCGCGCTGTGGTCGCCGACCGCCGCGCTGCGGGCGATCCGGGCGGCGGTGCTGGTCCCGGCGCTGTTCGCGTTCGCGCTGCTGGTGATCAAGTCGCCGCAGGTGGCCACGTTCACGGCGTTCGGCGGTTTCGCCAGCCTGGTGCTGGCGGCGTTCGGCGGCACGCGCCGGGACCGGGCCGTGGCGCACGCCATGCTCACCGCCGCGGGCGCGGTCCTGATCGTGATCGGCACGCTGGTCAGCCATTCCGTGGTGGCCGCCGCGATCGCCACCGCCGTCGTCGCGTTCACCTCGTACTTCGCCGCGGTCATCGGTCCCAACGACGCCTCGGGCGCGGCCGCCGCGATGCTGCCGTACATGCTGGCGGCGTCGGCGGCCGCCCCGGTCGGCGTCATCGGCGACCGGGTCGCCGGGTGGGTGCTCGCGACCGGGGTCGGTGGCCTGGCCGTGGTGCTGATGGCGCCCCGTACGGCGGGCGCGGAGCTGCGCCAGGCCACCGCCACGCTGGCCACCGGGCTCGCCGATCTGCTGGAGGCGGGAGCACTCCGGGCCGCGCTGCCGGAGCTGCGGGCCGCCGTCGCCGACGCCACGCACCGGATGATGGCCCTGTTCGTGTCCGCGCCGTACCGGCCGAGCGGGCTGGTCATCGCCGATCAGGCCATGGCCGGGGCGGTCAACCAGCTGGAATGGTGCAAGGGCCTGGTCGGCGACGGCATCGACCGGGTCGGCGACCTGCGCGACACGCCGCTGACGGTGCGGGCCCCGCTGGAGGCGTCGGCGAGGGTGCTGCGGGAGGCGGCCGCGGTGCTGCGCGGCGAGCCGGTCGACCCCGACCTGAAGGGCCTGGAGCAGACCTGCGCCGACAGCGTGGCCCGGCTGACCGGCCCCGGACGGCCGGACGCGGACGCGATGGAACTGGTGGTCGCCTTCTACGGCCAGACCACCGCGAACTGCGTCCGCGCCTTCGCCACCGACGTGCTCATCGCCACCCGCGGCGCCGATCCGCTGACCGCCGCCAGCAGCGTGCGCCGCTGGTACGGGCTGTCCCGGCCGGACCGGCCGCCGCTGCGCCGGCTGGTCACCCTGGCCGGGGTCGCCGGGATCGTGCTGCGCAACGCGAGCCTGCGCTCGGTGTGGTTCGTCAACGCGCTGCGCGGCGCGCTCGCGCTCTCCGCCGCAGTGGTGATCGTGCAGGTGAGCGGGGTGCGCAGCGGGTTCTGGGTGCTGCTGGGCGCGCTGTCGGTGCTGCGCACGAGCGCCGCGTCGACGGGCACGCAGGCCGTCAAGGCGGTCGTCGGCACGGCCGCCGGGGTCGCGGTCGGTGCGGCCCTGCTGCCGCTGTTGGGCCCGTCGCCGTGGGCGAGCTGGGGCGCGCTGGCGGTCGCGGTGGCCGTGGTGGCGTACGGGCCGGGCAAGCTGCCGGACATCCTGAGCCAGGCGGCGTTCACCGTGGTCATCCTGGTGCTCTACAACATCCTCGCGCCGACCGGCTGGAAACTGGGCCTGGTGCGGCTGCAGGACGTGGCCATCGGCTGCCTGGTCAGCCTGGTCGCCGGGCTGCTGGTCTGGCCGCGCGGGGCCGGTGACCTGGTCCGCGACGACGTCGCGGAGATGTTCAAGGTCGGCGGGGTGCACCTGACCGAGGCGGTGGCGTGGGCCCTGGGGCGGCGGACGGGGCCACCCGACCAGGAGGTCCGTGCGGCCGCGTCGGCGTTCCGGCTGGAGGACGCGCTGCGCGGCTACCTCGCCGAACCCGGCTCGAAGCGGATGGACCGGCAGGACCTGTGGCGGCTGGTC contains these protein-coding regions:
- a CDS encoding LLM class flavin-dependent oxidoreductase, with product MTELTARPETRVGAVFVPQLPPERLRSVAQAADQAGLDELWLWEDCFLESGITAAVAALAWTERLTVGVGLLPVPLRNVAITAMELATLHRLFPGRARVGVGHGVQDWMGQVGARVESPMALLREHLTALRALLSGERVTTQGRYVRLDGVALDWPPAHRPELLAGATGDRTLRLTGEVADGTILTGGTTVEQVRRARGLIDEGRAKAGRTEYHQVVVYLHAATGPDAAARLEAERVRWGYDTMAGHGVAGGAEAVAEAVRTWAEAGVDTVVLQPTPDDPDPEGFVAFVAQEVTPLVRN
- a CDS encoding FUSC family protein → MNRWRALWSPTAALRAIRAAVLVPALFAFALLVIKSPQVATFTAFGGFASLVLAAFGGTRRDRAVAHAMLTAAGAVLIVIGTLVSHSVVAAAIATAVVAFTSYFAAVIGPNDASGAAAAMLPYMLAASAAAPVGVIGDRVAGWVLATGVGGLAVVLMAPRTAGAELRQATATLATGLADLLEAGALRAALPELRAAVADATHRMMALFVSAPYRPSGLVIADQAMAGAVNQLEWCKGLVGDGIDRVGDLRDTPLTVRAPLEASARVLREAAAVLRGEPVDPDLKGLEQTCADSVARLTGPGRPDADAMELVVAFYGQTTANCVRAFATDVLIATRGADPLTAASSVRRWYGLSRPDRPPLRRLVTLAGVAGIVLRNASLRSVWFVNALRGALALSAAVVIVQVSGVRSGFWVLLGALSVLRTSAASTGTQAVKAVVGTAAGVAVGAALLPLLGPSPWASWGALAVAVAVVAYGPGKLPDILSQAAFTVVILVLYNILAPTGWKLGLVRLQDVAIGCLVSLVAGLLVWPRGAGDLVRDDVAEMFKVGGVHLTEAVAWALGRRTGPPDQEVRAAASAFRLEDALRGYLAEPGSKRMDRQDLWRLVISGVRLRQTAIALDDLTPRDAAPDPRCDALLRHADALAAFYAGLAEQIGEPSGPMPPLLAPPSPPDDEVLGAGGDGTPLHRLRRRWVGEHLRHLELHLADLVAPAHALADQRRRPWWR